The sequence below is a genomic window from Deltaproteobacteria bacterium.
TACAACACAAAAGCGAGCTCAAGGAATATGAAGAAACCCAGAGGCTGATGATTCTAGAGCGGCTGGGGCGAATCAACGTCCTCTATCTGCGCGACTACAAACAAGCCGTTAACGATTACAGCATGCTTCTCGACCATTACCCAAAAACCGATGAAGCTCGCGCCGCCCACATTCATATGGCGGACGTTTACCGCTACAAGCTCGGTGAACCTGAAGAGGGAATCGATCAGCTTCAGCTTTTGATATCTAAATTCCCGGGGCATACCGACGCACGCAGAGCCCAACTCGAAGTTATACGTATCTATTTAGAGCTAAAAAACTTTGATCAGGCGCGTATGGAAAGTGCCTTACTGCAAAAAAACTGGCCCGAGAGTGCTGAAAGTAAGCAAGCTCAGCTACTTACCGCCAACTCATACTACATTCAAAACCGGTTTACTGAAGCCATCGCGTCCTATGAGATGCTTCTCACAAACAAGCCCGGTGTTGATCTTACGGCTTTGGTCCACTTCGAGCTGGCCAGTTGCTACCAAGAGCTTGGAGAGTACGAGAAAGCCCTCAACTATTATTATTCCTGCCTGCCACAGCACTCCAATCCAAAGTTGGTGCAGGAAAAGATTGAGCGAGTCCGTAAAAGGTTAAGAGCCAGCCAAGGAAGATCTTCTATTTACATCCCGTCGGCCTTTAAGCCGATCCGGGGTAAAACTAAAACCAGCAGGCGCTCAAAATCTTCCGAAACGAAGGTTACCAAGACTTCCAATCGAACGCCGAAAGCTGCCAAATCAAAGCCAAACCCTGAAAACACCAG
It includes:
- a CDS encoding tetratricopeptide repeat protein, producing the protein QHKSELKEYEETQRLMILERLGRINVLYLRDYKQAVNDYSMLLDHYPKTDEARAAHIHMADVYRYKLGEPEEGIDQLQLLISKFPGHTDARRAQLEVIRIYLELKNFDQARMESALLQKNWPESAESKQAQLLTANSYYIQNRFTEAIASYEMLLTNKPGVDLTALVHFELASCYQELGEYEKALNYYYSCLPQHSNPKLVQEKIERVRKRLRASQGRSSIYIPSAFKPIRGKTKTSRRSKSSETKVTKTSNRTPKAAKSKPNPENTSKSAPASTKIKPEPQKPAPIAPSPKKPAKPAPTAPPAPKAVKKVETKAPEAAPSPKKPANSPSSAPSN